In Desulfomonile tiedjei DSM 6799, a genomic segment contains:
- a CDS encoding type II toxin-antitoxin system RelE/ParE family toxin, with protein sequence MPSIEVVYYQNDNNDVPMKDWLESLSRQPKHRAKCIEWIGLLRDNGRDLRRPIADYLRDGVYELRPRIQKIRYRMLYFFHLKKRAVITHGITKQTDKVPPIAVMMKKTYEKAPDEHSYREIDHE encoded by the coding sequence ATGCCATCCATAGAAGTCGTATATTATCAAAATGATAATAATGATGTTCCTATGAAAGACTGGTTGGAGTCCCTCAGTCGTCAACCGAAGCATAGGGCCAAGTGCATTGAATGGATTGGACTGCTGCGGGATAACGGACGCGACTTGCGCCGACCCATAGCAGATTATCTGAGAGATGGCGTTTACGAATTACGGCCACGGATTCAGAAAATCCGGTATCGCATGTTATATTTTTTTCATCTGAAAAAGAGGGCTGTAATTACTCATGGAATAACCAAACAGACTGACAAGGTTCCTCCGATAGCTGTAATGATGAAGAAGACGTACGAGAAAGCCCCTGATGAGCACAGTTACAGGGAGATAGATCATGAGTAG
- a CDS encoding HU family DNA-binding protein: MSSKKIVTDAYQWSYDRYLRDEPELAEIARDMRSKAEEARQIYDARVELRLTREKLARLSGLTPAIIEDLEESDYEGDWAQAMAQVKRALHGLKKRGNLEFKNKGGQKARAGRFTKAELLSQIAIRTKVSPEAVNEVLKSLIEAILEGLKEKGEITIPALGTFTVVKKPARIDTKPQTKTEIETPVSKTPHFKAAKSFQEAIKNAK, translated from the coding sequence ATGAGTAGCAAAAAGATCGTCACTGATGCATACCAATGGTCGTACGATCGTTATTTAAGGGATGAGCCTGAATTGGCGGAGATTGCTCGAGATATGAGGTCAAAGGCGGAGGAAGCCCGACAGATTTATGATGCTCGTGTTGAACTCCGACTGACCAGGGAAAAACTTGCAAGGCTCTCCGGTCTGACGCCGGCGATTATTGAAGATCTGGAGGAATCCGATTACGAGGGCGACTGGGCCCAAGCAATGGCTCAAGTGAAAAGAGCTCTCCATGGTCTCAAAAAAAGAGGTAATCTGGAATTCAAGAATAAGGGGGGACAGAAGGCTCGCGCCGGTAGATTCACAAAAGCTGAATTACTCTCTCAAATTGCTATCAGAACAAAGGTTTCACCAGAAGCAGTAAATGAGGTTCTGAAGTCGCTGATCGAAGCTATTTTGGAGGGCCTCAAAGAAAAGGGGGAGATAACTATTCCCGCACTGGGGACATTCACAGTCGTCAAGAAACCGGCCCGCATTGACACTAAACCGCAGACAAAAACCGAAATCGAAACACCTGTCAGCAAAACGCCACATTTTAAGGCAGCAAAATCATTTCAAGAAGCAATAAAGAACGCCAAGTGA
- a CDS encoding arsenosugar biosynthesis-associated peroxidase-like protein, giving the protein MTVAKILNGENKMSYYDAGDLPRFGEIGEEAPELSRKFFDYYQSVFAEGELSEREKALIALAVAHAVQCPYCIDAYTQACLEKGSHIGEMTEAVHVAAAIRGGATLIHGLQMRKVASKLSL; this is encoded by the coding sequence ATGACAGTTGCCAAAATTCTTAATGGGGAGAACAAGATGTCGTACTACGATGCAGGAGATCTTCCGAGATTTGGAGAAATTGGAGAAGAAGCACCCGAACTGTCTCGAAAATTCTTTGATTACTATCAGTCGGTGTTCGCCGAAGGTGAGCTTTCCGAAAGAGAAAAGGCTCTTATTGCACTTGCCGTGGCCCATGCTGTTCAGTGTCCGTACTGCATAGACGCGTACACGCAAGCATGTCTGGAAAAGGGTTCGCATATCGGCGAAATGACGGAAGCAGTACACGTTGCTGCGGCAATACGAGGCGGAGCTACTCTGATACACGGGCTACAGATGCGGAAGGTCGCATCGAAACTATCTCTGTAG
- the arsS gene encoding arsenosugar biosynthesis radical SAM (seleno)protein ArsS (Some members of this family are selenoproteins.): MSDLPHFSTTLAHHDLELRRAELSTLQVNIGYLCNQECRHCHLDAGPTRTEIMNSTTVDEIVAFAQRYSFQVADITGGAPELNAHLPEFILRLAPLVDRLMVRCNLTALHDCSERSSLLIDSFKRCGVVVVASVPSSNRSQSESQRGPGTFERSIRMLQGLNRIGYGQPRSGLELNLVCNPTGAFLPPPEAQQEKKIRRDLLQKWGIVFNNLFVFANAPLGRFREWLVSSGNLDSYLRKLVSAFNPCTVSGLMCRSLISVAWDGYVYDCDFNLARGIPAGNSRIHVSELAAPPPPGSSIAVSDHCYACTAGAGFT; the protein is encoded by the coding sequence ATGTCCGACTTACCTCATTTTTCTACTACGCTTGCGCATCACGATCTTGAGCTGAGGCGTGCCGAATTGAGTACGCTCCAGGTCAACATTGGATATTTGTGCAATCAGGAATGTAGACATTGCCATCTCGACGCGGGTCCCACGAGAACTGAAATTATGAATTCGACGACCGTGGACGAGATCGTCGCGTTTGCACAAAGGTATTCTTTTCAGGTAGCCGATATTACGGGAGGAGCTCCGGAATTAAATGCACACCTTCCTGAGTTCATCCTCAGACTTGCCCCCCTGGTGGACCGTCTCATGGTGCGCTGTAATCTCACTGCGCTGCATGATTGCAGCGAAAGATCGTCATTATTGATCGACTCGTTCAAACGTTGCGGAGTCGTCGTCGTAGCTTCGGTTCCATCCTCAAATCGAAGCCAATCTGAATCTCAGCGCGGTCCCGGCACTTTTGAAAGATCCATCCGGATGCTTCAGGGACTGAACAGAATCGGATATGGACAGCCGAGATCGGGCCTGGAACTCAACCTGGTGTGCAATCCTACCGGCGCTTTCTTGCCTCCTCCGGAAGCTCAACAGGAAAAGAAGATTCGAAGAGATCTGCTCCAGAAATGGGGAATTGTGTTCAACAACCTGTTTGTCTTTGCGAACGCCCCATTGGGAAGATTTCGGGAGTGGCTCGTGAGTTCCGGCAATCTGGACAGTTATCTGCGTAAACTCGTGTCCGCTTTCAACCCATGCACCGTATCGGGGTTGATGTGTCGGAGCCTGATCTCGGTTGCATGGGACGGATACGTGTACGATTGTGATTTCAACCTGGCAAGAGGAATACCTGCAGGAAATAGCAGAATCCATGTTTCCGAACTTGCCGCCCCCCCTCCCCCGGGCTCATCCATTGCCGTATCGGACCACTGTTATGCATGCACTGCGGGTGCGGGATTCACCTGA
- the queC gene encoding 7-cyano-7-deazaguanine synthase QueC — protein sequence MQKRPEEKAVVLLSGGLDSTTCLAIARAQGYLTYALSFFYDQRHEIEMRAAKRVAAIMGITHHLILQIPLGKIGGSALTSDLQVPKSADISHMPQGIPLTYVPARNTIFLSFALAWAEVLEAENIFIGVNALDYSGYPDCRPEYIAAFETMANLGTKMAVEGFMRFRIHTPLIRLSKGEIIKKGIELGVDYSATHSCYDPDPEGMACGHCDSCLLRKKGFAEAGVPDPTVYVE from the coding sequence ATGCAAAAGCGACCGGAAGAAAAAGCAGTTGTATTGCTGTCCGGAGGACTCGATTCCACAACATGTCTGGCGATTGCTCGGGCGCAGGGTTATCTCACATATGCGCTGAGTTTCTTCTACGACCAGAGGCACGAAATCGAAATGCGTGCGGCAAAGCGAGTGGCTGCAATCATGGGGATTACGCATCACCTGATTCTGCAAATCCCTTTAGGCAAAATAGGCGGATCTGCGCTGACCTCAGACCTGCAGGTTCCAAAAAGCGCGGATATCAGCCACATGCCCCAAGGCATTCCCCTGACCTATGTTCCCGCGCGGAACACCATATTTCTGTCGTTTGCCCTTGCCTGGGCCGAAGTGCTCGAAGCCGAAAACATTTTCATCGGAGTGAATGCTCTCGATTACAGTGGATATCCGGACTGCCGCCCAGAGTACATTGCTGCGTTCGAGACAATGGCCAATCTGGGGACCAAGATGGCAGTGGAAGGGTTTATGCGGTTCCGCATTCATACGCCGCTCATACGGCTTTCCAAAGGAGAAATTATCAAGAAAGGGATAGAACTGGGTGTGGACTATTCGGCGACACACTCCTGTTACGATCCCGACCCGGAAGGCATGGCTTGCGGCCATTGCGATAGTTGTTTGTTGAGAAAGAAAGGGTTTGCGGAGGCAGGGGTACCGGACCCCACAGTGTACGTGGAGTGA
- a CDS encoding ABC transporter ATP-binding protein, producing MDDNQSGSGILRSLFIAYPGRSAVATICLTFAALAEGVGIASVLPLISLAVGKGPSLTGDLGRYVQEAFSYVNLQPTLGSLLIVMVVTMTAKAILVLIALKQVGYTVAHVEADLRLSLIRALMQARWEYFSSLRDGAVTNAIITEAERAAYGYRRMLFVIGYSIQLLVYVIICFMISWQLSVSVAICGVLGAFVFSFFLGMTRDAGRKQTRLLSSLSSRLVEGLQCLKPLKAMACEHLLRPLLESEIGQLKQAREKEILSTEGRFALNEPLIAVLLAGAVYVGVVYWNADAEGMVVLGLIFWRGLGRIDGIQAQIQELVRVESAMKSLRSGIDAANRYSESNLGKTTPSLERELRLENLSFSYAEKAVIQNLSLSIPAYSFVALMGPSGTGKTTVADLITGMLPPSSGRILTDGVSLSEVDMRAWRSLIGYVPQESILFHDTIHMNVTLGNPEISESGVTAALKSAGAWDFVCELPDGTKTPVGERGMKLSGGQRQRIAIARAIVRNPRLLILDEVTSALDPVTEKDICLTLQQLKERMTIFAISHQEAVVHFADQVHTLERSFTREHYQPPDLSKIAG from the coding sequence ATGGATGACAATCAGAGTGGATCCGGCATCTTAAGATCCCTATTTATCGCGTATCCGGGACGAAGCGCAGTCGCAACGATTTGCCTCACGTTTGCGGCTCTGGCTGAAGGTGTGGGGATAGCATCCGTTCTACCGTTGATCTCTCTCGCTGTCGGAAAAGGTCCGTCGTTGACCGGAGACTTAGGGCGCTACGTTCAGGAGGCTTTCTCTTACGTGAACCTCCAGCCCACTCTGGGGAGCCTGTTGATCGTAATGGTCGTCACTATGACTGCAAAAGCGATCCTCGTTCTTATTGCGCTCAAACAGGTAGGCTATACGGTCGCACATGTGGAAGCGGACTTGAGGCTCTCGCTTATTCGGGCATTAATGCAGGCACGCTGGGAGTATTTTTCCTCGCTTCGGGATGGAGCGGTAACGAATGCTATCATCACTGAGGCGGAAAGGGCTGCATACGGATATCGTCGTATGTTGTTCGTTATAGGTTACAGCATTCAGCTTCTGGTGTACGTAATCATCTGCTTCATGATTTCCTGGCAGTTGAGTGTCTCCGTCGCCATATGTGGCGTACTGGGAGCTTTTGTGTTCAGTTTCTTCCTTGGCATGACCCGGGATGCAGGGAGAAAACAGACGCGTCTGCTCAGTTCGCTTTCGTCGAGGCTCGTTGAGGGGCTGCAATGTCTCAAGCCCTTGAAAGCAATGGCATGCGAACACCTCCTGAGGCCTTTGCTCGAATCTGAGATCGGTCAACTCAAACAGGCCCGAGAGAAAGAAATCCTCAGCACCGAAGGACGTTTTGCGCTCAATGAACCGCTGATTGCGGTGCTCCTGGCCGGGGCAGTGTACGTGGGGGTCGTCTACTGGAATGCCGATGCCGAAGGAATGGTGGTCCTCGGTCTCATTTTTTGGCGAGGTCTCGGGAGAATAGACGGGATTCAGGCACAAATCCAGGAGCTCGTACGCGTGGAAAGCGCCATGAAATCTCTGAGATCGGGTATCGACGCTGCAAACCGATATAGCGAGTCCAATCTTGGTAAGACGACCCCCTCCCTGGAGCGGGAACTCCGTTTGGAAAACCTGAGCTTTTCCTATGCGGAAAAAGCCGTAATTCAGAACCTTTCCCTGAGTATTCCGGCATACTCGTTTGTCGCTCTTATGGGGCCGTCAGGAACGGGAAAAACCACTGTGGCAGACCTGATTACCGGAATGTTGCCACCTTCTTCCGGAAGAATTCTCACAGACGGAGTGTCTCTTTCCGAGGTGGATATGCGAGCCTGGAGATCGTTGATCGGATATGTGCCCCAGGAATCGATTCTTTTTCATGATACGATTCATATGAATGTTACTCTCGGAAATCCCGAGATTTCCGAGTCCGGCGTTACAGCCGCTCTCAAGTCTGCAGGCGCATGGGATTTTGTTTGCGAATTGCCTGATGGGACCAAAACTCCGGTAGGTGAGCGAGGAATGAAGCTTTCCGGCGGTCAGCGCCAGAGAATCGCCATTGCACGAGCCATTGTGAGAAATCCAAGGCTGCTCATTCTCGATGAAGTAACGTCCGCATTGGATCCGGTTACTGAAAAAGACATCTGTCTCACTCTTCAGCAACTCAAAGAAAGAATGACGATATTTGCAATTTCGCATCAGGAAGCTGTCGTGCATTTTGCCGATCAGGTACATACATTGGAACGCTCTTTCACTCGAGAGCATTATCAACCACCCGATCTGTCGAAGATTGCAGGCTAA
- the asnB gene encoding asparagine synthase (glutamine-hydrolyzing), producing MLLSDKKNMCGIVGGWVPGGLDPRCIEASLDTIRHRGPDESGSFVGENVFLGNRRLSIIDLESGKQPVFNEDGSIVVVFNGEIYNYLELTESLLAGGHIFRTRTDTEVLVHLYEQQGTEMCRKLRGMFAFALWDSLNRQLFVARDRFGKKPLYYSITKDRLLFASELKALRVLAHQVGSTWSVRDQGIFDYLSLGCIPQPSTIFDNVYALEPGSWMTFDGRESLRRKYWTLSYSPKTREPYHYLLDRCRNLMSEAVKLRLRSDVPLGVFLSGGMDSSIVAYEAARALGASLRTFTVRMPGSSLDESSVARRTSEYLGVQNTLLDLDVDPLRDVQDVVRVYDQPFADPSAIPSLRISKLASEHVKVVLNGDGGDELFAGYRRYLALRYGAAFSLMPGSLLRTFGRLTQMFPGNRRSLAGFAARTIRGWACTGGSRYLVWTLDMLAGEQKDSVWLKSKNRWTEELLNQVNCENCASLDDVMSMDVRVLLASDLLVKMDMAAMASSLEARSPLLDHELAEFAATLPDAYKIRFGRTKAILRNAYAGLLPEEVIRGSKRGFEPPLSGWLKHELRPLLVDTIGTPSAIVRSYVDDTFIDSLLADPDRSGINGTVLLYALLVLELWLSHWSSAGFPHRPHDRIIRGDEQRGNRRSGI from the coding sequence ATGTTACTTTCGGACAAAAAGAACATGTGCGGAATTGTAGGCGGGTGGGTTCCCGGAGGACTCGATCCCCGGTGTATCGAAGCGTCTCTCGATACGATACGGCATCGCGGCCCGGACGAGAGCGGCTCGTTTGTCGGGGAAAACGTGTTTTTGGGGAACCGCCGTTTGTCGATCATCGACCTGGAGAGCGGGAAGCAACCGGTCTTCAATGAAGACGGCTCTATCGTTGTGGTGTTCAATGGAGAGATCTATAACTACCTCGAACTAACGGAATCTCTGCTGGCTGGCGGCCACATCTTCCGAACTCGAACCGATACGGAAGTCCTGGTCCACCTTTATGAGCAACAGGGTACGGAGATGTGCAGAAAGCTGCGGGGCATGTTCGCCTTTGCGCTGTGGGATTCCCTAAACCGACAACTCTTTGTTGCCCGGGATCGCTTCGGAAAGAAACCTTTATACTACAGCATCACAAAAGATCGGTTGTTGTTCGCATCAGAATTGAAGGCCTTAAGGGTGCTCGCTCATCAGGTTGGATCGACCTGGTCTGTACGGGACCAAGGCATTTTCGATTATTTGTCTCTCGGGTGCATTCCTCAGCCGTCCACGATTTTTGACAACGTGTATGCCCTTGAGCCGGGCTCCTGGATGACATTTGACGGGCGAGAAAGCCTGAGACGGAAATACTGGACACTTTCATACTCGCCCAAGACCCGTGAACCGTATCACTACCTTTTGGACCGCTGCCGGAATCTCATGAGCGAAGCCGTGAAATTGCGCCTTCGGAGCGATGTGCCCCTTGGAGTATTTCTGTCCGGTGGAATGGATTCGTCAATCGTGGCTTATGAAGCGGCCCGTGCTCTTGGAGCATCTTTGCGAACGTTTACGGTTCGCATGCCCGGCAGCTCTCTCGATGAATCGTCTGTGGCGCGTCGGACTTCGGAGTATCTTGGCGTGCAGAATACGCTGCTCGATCTCGATGTAGATCCTCTTCGAGATGTTCAGGATGTTGTGCGCGTGTACGATCAGCCCTTTGCGGACCCCAGTGCGATTCCATCATTGAGGATCTCAAAACTCGCTTCCGAGCATGTCAAAGTAGTTCTTAACGGTGATGGAGGCGATGAGCTTTTTGCCGGATATCGCCGATACCTGGCACTTCGCTATGGGGCAGCGTTTTCGCTGATGCCCGGATCTCTCCTGAGAACGTTTGGACGATTAACACAGATGTTCCCCGGAAATCGACGATCTCTTGCCGGCTTTGCGGCCAGGACGATTCGAGGCTGGGCCTGCACCGGTGGTTCCCGATATCTGGTCTGGACACTGGATATGCTCGCAGGAGAGCAAAAGGACAGCGTGTGGTTGAAATCCAAAAATCGATGGACGGAAGAATTGTTGAACCAGGTCAACTGTGAGAATTGCGCATCCCTTGACGATGTGATGTCCATGGATGTTCGTGTTTTACTGGCAAGCGACTTGCTCGTGAAAATGGATATGGCTGCGATGGCCTCTTCTCTTGAGGCCCGTTCACCGCTTCTTGACCACGAATTGGCAGAGTTCGCCGCCACACTTCCCGATGCCTACAAAATCAGATTCGGCCGTACCAAAGCGATCCTGAGAAATGCGTACGCAGGATTGCTACCGGAGGAGGTCATTCGCGGAAGCAAGCGAGGTTTCGAGCCGCCCCTATCCGGATGGCTGAAGCATGAATTGCGACCCCTCCTTGTTGATACTATCGGAACCCCCAGCGCCATAGTGCGATCGTATGTGGACGATACATTCATAGACTCACTTCTGGCAGATCCGGATCGGTCCGGGATTAATGGGACAGTTCTACTATATGCTTTACTCGTTCTGGAACTGTGGTTATCACATTGGTCTTCAGCGGGATTCCCGCATAGGCCGCATGATCGTATAATCCGAGGCGACGAGCAAAGAGGAAACAGACGGAGCGGAATTTGA
- a CDS encoding sugar transferase, translating to MRSAVKRLLDIFLSAAGLVVASPIILVTGLVVRFSLGSPVLFRQKRPGLRAKPFTLLKFRTMTDARDRGGRLLPDSQRLTGIGSTIRRFSLDELPQLWNVLKGDLSIVGPRPLLMQYLDRYTPEQMRRHEVKPGITGWAQVNGRNALSWEEKFRLDVWYVDHWSLWLDFRILARTLLMVISGKGLTQEGHATMEEFMGTCCDSHQLSEYHGENREIRG from the coding sequence ATGCGTTCGGCCGTAAAACGACTTCTCGATATCTTCTTATCGGCTGCCGGGCTTGTCGTCGCTTCTCCGATCATACTTGTGACTGGGCTGGTTGTGAGATTCAGCTTGGGATCTCCCGTGCTTTTCAGGCAGAAGAGACCGGGGCTGCGCGCCAAACCCTTTACCCTCCTGAAGTTCAGAACCATGACCGACGCGCGAGACCGGGGAGGGCGTCTTCTTCCCGATTCCCAGCGTCTTACCGGGATAGGCAGTACAATCAGGCGATTCAGCCTCGACGAACTGCCTCAACTGTGGAACGTGCTGAAAGGCGATTTGAGCATTGTGGGGCCGAGACCGCTGCTCATGCAGTATCTCGATAGATACACTCCCGAACAGATGAGACGGCATGAAGTCAAACCGGGCATCACCGGATGGGCTCAGGTAAACGGCCGCAATGCACTCTCATGGGAGGAGAAGTTCCGGCTGGATGTCTGGTACGTGGACCACTGGTCCCTTTGGCTCGATTTCCGGATTCTTGCAAGGACTTTGCTGATGGTAATCTCGGGAAAAGGGCTTACGCAGGAAGGGCATGCAACCATGGAGGAATTCATGGGTACATGCTGCGACTCGCATCAACTATCAGAGTATCATGGCGAAAATCGCGAAATTCGCGGTTGA
- a CDS encoding class I SAM-dependent methyltransferase, translating into MNSPSEGAKVYFDSVPDQWDALYSHENRLRYAFNRIMRKGLFQRYELTFEKCGHIPGSTVLEMGCGTGRYSIEFAKRGAARVVGVDFAPSMIEFSRVMAKNMGVENVCSFRQGDVRTLAFHEPFDIVLAIGLFDYIADAESVINIAARLTSRVFICTFPTYSAFRGFHRKIRYNWIRRCPIYYYTSHQIQRMVRPYFHTADIIPMSGGLFVSAHKN; encoded by the coding sequence ATGAACTCTCCGTCTGAGGGAGCGAAAGTCTATTTTGACTCCGTTCCTGACCAATGGGATGCATTGTATTCCCACGAAAATCGTCTCCGCTATGCATTCAACCGGATTATGCGAAAGGGACTATTCCAGAGGTACGAGCTCACCTTCGAGAAATGCGGACATATTCCCGGATCGACCGTTCTGGAAATGGGTTGCGGAACCGGGCGGTACAGTATCGAATTTGCCAAGCGTGGCGCCGCTCGAGTCGTCGGAGTTGATTTCGCTCCTTCGATGATAGAGTTTTCCCGGGTCATGGCGAAAAATATGGGAGTAGAGAATGTTTGTTCGTTCAGGCAAGGGGATGTGCGAACATTAGCTTTTCACGAACCGTTCGACATAGTTCTTGCCATAGGATTATTCGATTACATTGCGGATGCGGAGTCGGTTATCAACATTGCAGCACGTCTGACTTCTCGAGTATTCATCTGCACTTTTCCGACGTACAGCGCATTTCGAGGGTTTCATCGAAAGATCCGTTACAATTGGATCCGAAGATGCCCCATTTACTATTACACCTCCCATCAGATTCAGCGAATGGTTCGCCCATATTTCCATACTGCGGATATAATCCCGATGAGCGGCGGGTTATTCGTTTCCGCTCACAAGAATTGA
- a CDS encoding polysaccharide deacetylase family protein, with translation MNRHQPQTNLNREALNHPRVGPVLNVMSVDLECWEQLVYRRLTGRTIQCSENVIEATNRLLEIFEAKGIKATFFVLGNIAEAFPELVKSIHGLGHEIATHGYSHTVLDRMAPPQFREEIRKSVSLLESITREKVIGFRAPEFSLSQSMSWAIESLAAEGIRYDSSILPTGNAYPPASERTIPKLSAGKSIIEIPPSTVSFLTHRILTGGSYFRLMPYPLMRRLLRTINNKGFPFVFYCHPYEFSPSALRVPDNGGSGMKVFKTECKYNLLLRRVPRKFTALLTEFKFASFKEVLAHELSV, from the coding sequence ATGAACCGGCATCAACCGCAAACGAACCTTAACCGTGAGGCTCTGAATCACCCGCGTGTGGGGCCGGTCCTGAATGTCATGTCAGTAGACCTGGAATGCTGGGAGCAACTCGTTTACAGGAGGCTGACCGGCCGGACCATTCAGTGCTCCGAAAATGTTATAGAAGCGACGAATCGTCTGCTGGAGATCTTCGAGGCCAAGGGCATCAAAGCGACATTCTTCGTACTGGGAAACATTGCAGAAGCGTTTCCCGAGCTGGTAAAGAGCATTCACGGCCTCGGTCACGAAATAGCGACTCACGGGTACAGCCATACTGTGCTCGACCGTATGGCACCTCCGCAATTTCGCGAGGAAATCCGGAAATCGGTTAGTTTGCTGGAATCCATTACCCGCGAAAAAGTTATAGGCTTCAGAGCACCGGAATTCAGCCTCAGTCAGTCAATGTCCTGGGCGATTGAATCGCTTGCGGCCGAAGGCATTCGGTACGACAGCAGTATCCTTCCGACTGGAAACGCATATCCGCCAGCCTCCGAGAGAACAATCCCGAAGCTCAGTGCAGGCAAATCCATCATAGAAATCCCACCTTCGACGGTCTCGTTCCTCACCCATAGAATTCTCACGGGTGGGAGCTACTTCAGACTCATGCCGTACCCGCTTATGCGAAGACTGCTGAGAACCATAAACAACAAAGGCTTTCCTTTCGTATTCTATTGCCATCCGTACGAATTTAGCCCTTCAGCGCTTCGCGTCCCCGACAATGGTGGCTCAGGGATGAAGGTTTTCAAGACTGAATGCAAATACAACCTGCTGCTTCGGCGAGTTCCCCGGAAATTCACGGCATTGCTCACGGAATTCAAGTTCGCTTCTTTCAAAGAGGTGCTGGCGCATGAACTCTCCGTCTGA
- a CDS encoding glycosyltransferase family 4 protein translates to MRPRLLHVCTVPITLKLFMRGQIDYVKSRGFTVMAAASPGAELEDVAQRDEIDVFPIPFQREPSPLKDLVSLALLMRLFMRLKPHIVHSSTSKAGPLAMIAAWLVRVPIRIYTLRGVMIDRRTGLMRNILKLLEWLACRCAGQVISVSPSVSEVMIAEKLCRPGKIKVLANGSSNGVDAEHRFNPALMDRTRAREIRDKLHISDEVRVVGFIGRLVSGKGIADLASAWLSIREQCNEAVLLLVGSEEKQAPVDFETMKLFRNDPRVRMPGFVKNEDLPLYYDMIDVVIFPTESEGFPNVPLEAAAMEIPVVATKVTGCVDAVVNGSTGILVEPGNINEMAEAVITYLRDPALCVRHGHSARERVLKDFRPQFVWNAVFEEYVHLLKQSGILTEELRPGYEPASTANEP, encoded by the coding sequence ATGAGACCTCGACTTCTTCATGTGTGCACGGTTCCCATCACTCTAAAACTCTTTATGAGAGGCCAGATCGATTACGTCAAATCGCGCGGATTCACCGTGATGGCTGCTGCTTCTCCGGGAGCTGAGCTGGAGGATGTTGCCCAAAGAGACGAGATAGACGTATTTCCCATTCCATTTCAGCGTGAGCCGTCTCCGCTGAAGGATCTCGTATCCCTTGCTCTACTAATGCGTCTCTTTATGCGCTTGAAGCCTCACATTGTGCATTCTTCGACCAGCAAAGCAGGACCTCTTGCGATGATCGCCGCATGGCTGGTACGGGTACCCATCCGAATTTACACGCTCCGTGGAGTCATGATCGATCGCAGGACCGGGCTCATGCGGAACATTCTGAAGTTGTTGGAATGGCTTGCATGCCGATGTGCCGGGCAGGTCATTTCGGTCAGCCCATCCGTTTCAGAAGTGATGATTGCCGAAAAACTCTGCCGCCCGGGGAAAATAAAAGTGCTTGCAAACGGGAGCAGCAACGGAGTCGATGCCGAACACCGCTTCAATCCCGCACTGATGGACCGCACGCGTGCACGTGAGATCAGAGACAAACTCCACATTTCAGACGAAGTGCGAGTGGTCGGATTTATCGGACGCCTTGTCTCGGGAAAAGGTATTGCCGACCTGGCAAGCGCATGGCTTTCGATAAGAGAGCAGTGTAATGAAGCTGTCCTCCTGCTCGTCGGTTCTGAGGAAAAACAGGCTCCTGTCGATTTCGAGACAATGAAACTCTTCAGAAACGATCCACGGGTCCGGATGCCGGGTTTCGTCAAGAATGAAGATCTTCCTTTGTACTATGACATGATCGATGTCGTAATATTCCCCACGGAATCTGAAGGATTCCCGAATGTGCCCCTTGAAGCCGCAGCCATGGAGATTCCGGTGGTCGCGACGAAAGTCACCGGGTGTGTAGACGCGGTGGTGAACGGATCGACCGGCATTCTTGTAGAACCCGGAAATATCAACGAAATGGCTGAAGCAGTAATCACCTATCTGCGAGATCCTGCTTTGTGTGTCCGACACGGACACAGTGCGAGGGAACGGGTCTTGAAAGATTTCCGACCCCAATTCGTCTGGAATGCTGTATTTGAAGAATACGTTCATCTCTTAAAACAGTCCGGTATTCTGACAGAGGAGCTTCGGCCCGGCTATGAACCGGCATCAACCGCAAACGAACCTTAA